The following are encoded in a window of Ranitomeya variabilis isolate aRanVar5 chromosome 8, aRanVar5.hap1, whole genome shotgun sequence genomic DNA:
- the LOC143788555 gene encoding uncharacterized protein LOC143788555, with product MLRLGEVSGQSMQCIEIHHAVMLRSGEVSGQSVHCTEIHHTVTLRSGEVSGQSMHCTEIHHAVTLRSGEVPGQSVHCIEIHHAVMLRSGEVSGQSMHCIEIHHSVTLRSGEVSGQSKQCIEIHHAVTLRSGEVSGQSMQCIEIHHTVTLRSEEVPGQSVHCIEIHHTVTLRSGEVPGQSVHCIEIHHTVTLRSGEVSGQSMHCIEIHHTVMLRSGEVSGQSMQCIEIHHAVMLRSGEVSGQTMQCIEIHHAVTLRSGEVSGQSMQCIEIHHAVTLRSGEELGQSMHCTETHHAVTLRSGEVSGQSMHCIEIHHAVTLRSGEVSGQSKHCIETHHAVTLRSGEVSGQSMHYIEIYQAVTLRSGEVSGQSVHCIEIHHAVTLRSGEVSGQSLHCIVIHHAVKLRLGEVSGQSMHCIVIHHAVTLRSGEVSGQSMHCIVIHHAVTLRSGEVSGQSMHCIKIHHAVTSRSGEVSGQSVHCIEIHHTVTLRSGEVSGQSLHCIEIHHTVTLRSGEVSGQSMHCNVILAGEIRPSVCTLMVGATSHNDITQDKNLKISQFKLQQKKTHNTFCRRYRFLFCFF from the coding sequence ATGCTCAGGTTAGGAGAGGTGTctggccagtccatgcagtgcatagaaatacatcacgctgtcatgctcaggtcaggagaggtgtcaggccagtccgtgcactgcacagaaatacatcacactgtcacgctcaggtcaggagaggtgtctggccagtccatgcactgcacagaaatacatcacgctgtcacgctcaggtcaggagaggtgccgggccagtccgtgcactgcatagaaatacatcacgctgtcatgctcaggtcaggagaggtgtctggccagtccatgcactgcatagaaatacatcactctgtcacgctcaggtcaggagaggtgtcggGCCAGTCCAAGcagtgcatagaaatacatcacgctgtcacgctcaggtcaggagaggtgtcgggccagtccatgcagtgcatagaaatacatcacactgtcacgctcaggtcagaagaggtgccgggccagtccgtgcactgcatagaaatacatcacactgtcacgctcaggtcaggagaggtgccgggccagtccgtgcactgcatagaaatacatcacactgtcactctcaggtcaggagaggtgtcaggccagtccatgcactgcatagaaatacatcacactgtcatgctcaggtcaggagaggtgtcaggccagtccatgcagtgcatagaaatacatcacgctgtcatgctcaggtcaggagaggtgtcaggccAGACCATGcagtgcatagaaatacatcacgctgtcacgctcaggtcaggagaggtgtcaggccagtccatgcagtgcatagaaatacatcacgctgtcacgctcaggtcaggagaggagctgggccagtccatgcactgcacaGAAACACATcacgctgtcacgctcaggtcaggagaggtgtcaggccagtccatgcactgcatagaaatacatcacgctgtcacgctcaggtcaggagaggtgtcggGCCAGTCCAAGCACTGCATAGAAACACATCAcgctgtcacactcaggtcaggagaggtgtctGGCCAGTCCATGCACTACATAGAAATATAtcaagctgtcacgctcaggtcaggagaggtgtcaggccagtccgtgcactgcatagaaatacatcacgctgtcacgctcaggtcaggagaggtgtcgggccagtccctgcactgcataGTAATACATCACGCTGTCAAGCTCAGGTTAGGAGAGGTGtcaggccagtccatgcactgcatagtaatacatcacgctgtcacgctcaggtcaggagaggtgtcaggccagtccatgcactgcatagtaatacatcacgctgtcacgctcaggtcaggagaggtgtcaggccagtccatgcactgcataaaaatacatcacgctgtcacgtccaggtcaggagaggtgtctggccagtccgtgcactgcatagaaatacatcacactgtcacgctcaggtcaggagaggtgtcggGCCAGTCCTtgcactgcatagaaatacatcacactgtcacgctcaggtcaggagaggtgtcgggccagtccatgcactgcaatGTGATCCTGGCAGGAGAAATACGGCCGTCTGTCTGCACCCTAATGGTGGGCGCCACTAGCCACAACGACATTACTCAAGATAAAAACCTCAAAATCTCCCAGTTTAAactacaacaaaaaaaaacacacaatactttTTGTAGACGAtataggtttttgttttgttttttttaa